Part of the Spiroplasma turonicum genome, AGTAGATAAATCAAAAAACGATTTAGAAAAGACCTATAAGTTTAAAGATTTATTAAGTACTTTATTCAAAAATTTAGATTTTGTTGTAACAAATAATAATGAATTAATTTCAAAAATAAATGTTGCAAAAAATATTCAAAATGAAAACACATTATTAACTGCTAATGAGAGAGTTAAAAACAAACAACTTCCAAAATATTATAAAAAAGTATATGTTTCTAGAAAAAACTTTATTGAAGAGTGTAAAAATCAGTTAATAAAATTAAGTAATTCTAGTCTAGAAAATGTTAAGGAAATTAAACTATTAAATTATTACATTAAAGATTTTTGATCTAAATCCAATATGAATATTAATTATTGCTTTAAAATCATCAATATTTACAAAAGTAAAAATATCGATTATGTAAAGTTGAATAATTTAGCTTCAAAGTTGTTTGAAACGGATTTTGAAAACGATTTAAAGAATATTGTTAATAATAAGAAAGAATTAACCGATTCTGAAGTTGAAGATTATATTAAACAGGCAACTTATATCAAAAAAATAATTGATAGAGATGTTGTTAAAGATGATGAATTAGTAAATAAATATAATGAATGAAAAAATATAAAAATTGATTTATCTGAAGAGGAAAAAAATAACATCACTCAATTTATTGAATTTCTAGAGTTGCCATCAATTGATAAATTAGTAAAGAAATCATATATTTTTAAGCCTGTAAGTCGAAGGGCTAGAAAGGAGAACAGGCGTAATATTCAAATGATATTTCAAGATCCAAGTTCATCATTAAATGATAGAATGTCAGTTGATGAAATTATAGGTGAAGGTTTAGTTAATTACAAAGATTTATATAAATCAAATGAAGCTAAACGTGAGTATATGGATTATTACAATGAAAATAACAATAATAAAATTACAGATATTAAAACTATAAAAAATAAAGATGTGAAAAAATATCTTATTTTAAAAACAATTAAGTCAGTAGGTTTGTTACCTGAACATTTATCTAGATATCCTCATGAATTTTCAGGAGGTCAAAGACAAAGGATAGGAATAGCAAGATCATTAATATTAAATCCTAAAATAATTGTAGCTGACGAACCAATTTCAGCACTTGATGTTTCAATTCGTGCTCAAGTTTTAAACCTTTTTAAAAAATTTCAAAAAGAAAAAGATTTAACATTTATATTTGTTGCACATGATTTAAGTGTAGTTAGGTTTATCACAGATAGAATTGCTGTAATATATCATGGACAAATTGTTGAAATGTGTGAGGCAGATGAGTTATTTAAAAATCCAATTCATCCTTACACTAAATCATTACTTTCAGCTATACCACAACCAGAACCTTCATTAGCAAGAAACAAAAAAAGTTTTGTATATAATCCAGATGAAGAACATCACGATTATATATTTGATTTACCAAACTTTGTGGAAGTTGAAAAAAATCATTTTGCTTATTTAAATGATAGAGAAATAAAAGAGTATAAAAAATATAGACAAATAACTAATTAAGAAAGGAATTTTAAAAAAATGAAAAAATTATTATCTTCTTTGATGGCGGTCAGCTTTGTTGTATCGTCATCAGCAAGTGCATATGCATGTGGGTCAAAAAATCAGGATCCAGAAAAAACTATTGTTGCTCCTATTGGGACTAATGTAAGCAAATGACTTACTTCAAAAACACAAAATGCTGAAGATGGTCAAATATTAGCAAACACAAATGCTAACCCACTTGCAGCAGACCAATATGGAAGAATTTATGGTGATTTATTTGAACCAACAAATAAAAATTATACTGCTGAAACTCCATTTGTTGGAGTTGCAAATAGTGATAAAACTCAATGAACTTATAAAGTAAGAGATAATGCGACATGAAGTGATTATCAAGGAAATAAAGTAGATGATTTGACAGCAGATGATTTTATGAATACTGCAAGATATGCTTTAAATCCTGAAAATGCTTCTGAAACTATAAATATATGAAAAGATATGATCAAAGGTGCAAGTGAATTAAATACTGAGGCTAAAAAAGCTGGGGCAGACTTTAATCAAATTTTTGATAGTTATGTAACAGAAGGAAAATTAGGTTTAAAAGTTGAAGGAAGTAATGTAACATTTACATTAACAAAACCAGCTCCATATTTTGAATCATTACTAACTTATGCAGTATTTTCTCCAATTCATAAAGATGCATTGTCAGATCCAAGTTTAGTTGATGATTATAAAAAAGGTAGATATTCAGGTGCCTTTGTACCAACAAGTTTTACTCAAGATACTTCTTTAATATTGGATAAAAACTTAAATTATCATTTTGCAAATAAAACTAATTTAAATAGATTAAGATATGTTTTTGTAGGTGGAGGTGATTCATCTAAAACTAGACAATTATATGAAGCTGGAACAATTTCAAGTTATTCACCAAATCCAAATGATACAGCTGGTTGAGATGAATATGTAGGAGACCCAAATGATCCTAAAAAAAGAGATGGGATGACTAAATATACTGACTCACCAGATGATGCTTCTTCATGATTAATGTTTTATAATTATTTAAATAGTGATTATGATAGCACAGATTCTGGTAAAAAAGTAAGGGCAAGAAATGCTTCTAGATTGTTACAATATAAAGAAGCAAGACAATTTTTAACAACAGGTATTAACAGAACTGATTGAGCAACTTATTATTCAAATGTTTATGATGAAGACAAATCTGTTTCTTCTCAATTAAGAAATACTTATGTACCATATAATTTTGTAGATAATTTCTTAAGTTATGAAAAAGATGCTTTAAATGAAATAAAATTTGATGCGAATAAATCAACTGATAGTGTTGAATCAGTTACTGAAGACGATTTAAAAGATGGAGTTGATTTTTTAAGAAATAGTCAATATGGTAAAAATAAAGAAGGTTCTGATGGGTTTAATCAACAAGTTGAAAAACAAGTATCAGCTTTAAGAACTATCTTAGAAAAAGACAAATTTTTAGGAGAAATCTTAAAATCTGGTAAAAAAATAGAGATTGTAGCAGTTAAAGATCCAACTTCAGCAGAGTCAGTTGGTGTTTATAAAGATGAAATGATAAAAAAATTCAATGCTTTAAAAAATAATCCAATTGTGATAACTCAAGAAAAAGCAATAAGTTGAAATGATTATGCTGAAAAATTACAATCTGGAAAATCAGATATAACTTTCTCATCTTGAAGTCCTGATTATAAAGATCCGATGACATATTCTTCAACTTTAAAATTAGATGGTGATTATGAACTCTATTTACGTCAGGGTAATTTATTTGGTTTTGAGAACTTTTCAGATTTAGATTCATCTTCTGCTGATGCTGCATATAAAAAATTAAAAGAAGCTAATAAAGATAAATTTAATGATGTTGTTGTAGAACAAGATGGGAAATCAGAATTATTTAATTCTAGATATCAATATACAAAAGATTTAATCGATGTAGATACTAAAAAAACAACTGATTTAGTAGAAAGAAATAAAGAGTTTGCAAAATTAGAAGTACAAACACTATATCAAGATTGATTTGTTGCTCCATTTATGAGAAGAAGTGCTGCAATGAGTTTTACAATAAGTCATTCTACACCATTTAGATTATCAAGAGTTGCATATGGTAATAGTAGTTATAAATTATTTAATACTGATTATGTAGAAAACTTATTGACATATGATCAAATTGAAGAACTAAGAACTATTTATGAAAAAAATAAAGAGGAAGTTATAGCAAATCCTAAAACACATCAAGATGAAGATATATGAAATTGATCAAATTAAAAAAAATATTATTATAAAGAAAGGAATTGAAAGTGTATAAATTATTAAAATCATTAATGGTTGTGACTATTTTATCTACACCATTAACTGTTGTTATATCTTGTGGAAATAAAAATCAAGATCCTGAAAATACATTAAAAACAACTTTTACAAATAATCCACTTCATTGATTAACAGCAAAAACAATGCAACAATCTGATTTTAAAATATTATCTAATACCAATTCAGCGCCATTAGGTACAGATGAATTTGGTAGAGAATATGGGGATTTATTTGAAGTACAAACCCAAATTATTCTCAAAATGATCCTTATATTGGATTACATGATGAAAGCTATAAAACTTGAACATATAAATTAAGAAAAAATGCAACATGAAGTGATTATCAAGGAAATATTATAAGAAATATCGAAGTAAATGATTTTATTAATGCTGCTAAATATGTTTTAATCCAGAAAATGGTTCAGATGCATATTTTCTTTGAGAAAGTTTTATAGTTGGTGCACATGAATTAAGATTAAAAGCTTTAAATCCAGGTGATAAATCTTTTGATAATTTATTTGATGAAAATAAAGAATCGTTAGGAATTAAAGTAGACGAGTCTAAAAATACTGTTCAGTTTAATTTAACAAAATCTGCAAGTTATTTTGAAACATTGTTAACTTATACAGTATTTGCACCAATTCATGATAATGCAGTAAGTAATCCAGCAGTTGATTCTGATTTTAAAATGGGATATTATTCAGGTGCTTTTTTACCAAAAAGTTTTTCAATTGATTCTACAATTGTTTTAGATAAAAATCCAAATTATCACTTTGCAAGTGAAACTAAAATTAATAGAATAAGAGAAATCCATACAAGTGGCACAGTTTCTCAAACAAGAGATCTTTTTGAAGCGAATACAATTAATAACTATTTAATAAATACAAATGATCAATCTGGGTGAGATAAGTATGTTGGTAATGCAAGTGAACCAATAAAAACTGATGGACTTGTAAGGTATGATGAAGATGCAGAAGATGCATATACTCAAATGTTGTTCTTCAATTTCTTAAACTCATCATATTTTGGAGATACTAATGCTAAAAAAGAAGCAATCATCAAATCAAAGTTGTTTCAATTTTCAGGAACACGTGAGTTCTTCTTTGCAAATTTAGATAGATCAATCTGAGGTAAATATTATTCTAAAATCTTTGATGGAGATAGAAGTGTATCTTCTAATGTAAGAAATACCTTCGTTCCAGATTTTATTAAAAGTGAATCTAAGGATTTTCAAACTATTGAAGCTGAGCAAATAAATTCAGAAAAATTATATGGTAATGCTGGGACAAATGTTAAAAAAGAAGATATTAAAGATGGTGAAAATTTTTATTCAGCAAGAGCTTATGGTTTAGAAATAACTAATAATAGTTCAAAATTAAAAACAGCACAAAGTGAGTCTGCAAAAAAATTGAGAGAAGATCTTAGTTCTGCAGATAATGATTTAAAAGAAGCTTTAAAAGATGGTAAAAAAATTACATTAAAAACTTATTTGGATCCATCTAAAACAACTGATGAGAGAGCAGCATTAATAGAAATGTTTAAGACATTTAGTGCAATTGAAAATAATCCAATTACAATTGATGTCATAACTTCACGAACTTCAAATGAATATCAACAGATGTTAGATGACGGAGTTGAAGATTTGGCAATATCTGGTTGAAGTCCAGATTATGCTGATGCAATGAGTTATTCAAATACATTAAAAATAAATGGTGACCATGGAATGCATTTCAGATTTGGACAATTATATCAATTTGATGATTCAAAAACACCATTAAACCAATTTGATTCAGAAAGTGCAGATGATACTTTTACAAGATTAAAAAATGCACACAAAGATATGTACAATGAGTTACTAATACAAAATGGAGAAGGTGAAAATTTATTTAAAAGTAGATATAATTATTCTAAAGAACTAGTAAATGTAGATGAAACAGAAAGTGGATTAAAAAGAAACGAAGACTTTGCAAAATTAGAAGCTCAAACATTATATAAAGACTACTTTGCAATGCCTTTGATCAGAAGAAGTCCGTCAATGACTTTTACTATTACTAATTTAGTACCATTTACTTCATCAAGAGTTCCTTATGGATTAAGTGCCTTACAATTTGGTAATTATGATTTTAGTAGTAAGCTACTTAGTTATGATAAAATTGAGGATTTGAGAATAGCTTATCTTTCTAAAAAAGATGAAGTCGACAAAGATAAAACTAAATACAGAGATAGTTTAGCTTGACAATAAAAACAAAGATTTATCTTTGTTTTTTTCTTTAAAACTTATAATTATAGGTATATTTTATTTACACATAAAACATAATAATATAATTGGACATAAATTGACTAAATAAATATTTTTATTAAATATATAATTAAAATGTATAATTAACTTAATTAAGGAATTATATATGAATAAGAAATGAGAAATAGTTTTTGACTATCTTATGTATTTAATAAGAGAAAATAAAGTTCAACCAGGTGAAGTTTTACCGAGTCAAAATATGTTAAAAACAAAGTTTAAATACTCAGAACAACCAATAAGAATCGCTTTTAATAAATTAATTGAATTAAAAATTGTAAAAGCAGTTAATGGTAAAGGATTTGTTGTACAAGATAAAATTAAAAATAATCTTTTTTTTAGTTTTAGAGAATTATTTCCCAATTCAATTAATAATTATATTAGCTTTGAAGAAATCAATTGTGACAATATTCTTTCAAAAGAAAGTGGATATCAAGTTGGAGAACGATTATATAAATTTAAGTGTGTTAGAAAATGAAATACTAAAGATACAATTTTGTTTCAAGTAAGTTATGTAAAAAAAGCTAAATATAAAGGTCTAACATTGCCTATTTTAAATAAAAATGGTTTAATGTTCTTTATTGAAAATAATACTAATTTTGTTATAAGCCATTCAAGTAAAAAAATTAAATTTATTAGAAAACTTGACGATATTATAAATGAGTTCAATGATATTGATAGCTCATTTGATAGCTTAATATTAGATGAAGGTAAAGTTTATGACATATTTGGTGAAATATTAGAATATCGTAAAAGTTACTATAAACCTGACTTATTTGAATGAAATTTTATTGAATGAAGAAAATAATATAGAAAGGTAAAAATATGAAAAAAACTAATTATGCAGTTGAAGCTCAAAGGTTCTTAGATGCAGTTGGTGGTAAAGATAATGTACAATCATATTTACATTGTGTTACAAGATTAAGATTTAATGTTATAGATAAAGAAAAAGTAGATATTAAGGCTATAAAAGAATCTCCAATTGCAAAAGGTACTAATTGAACACAAAATCAATTACAAATAATTTTAGGAACTGGAGTTGTTGAATCTGTTTATACTCAATTAGAAAAAATATATAATTATAGTGAAAAAATTGAATCAAATAAATCTAATAATAATGAAAGTTTTGAGGATTTTAAATTAAAAGCAAAAGCAAATAAAGAAGCAATTAGAAATAAAGGTGGAAAATTTGCTTGAATTCAATTAAGTATGAAAACTTTGGGAGATATATTCTTACCGATTATACCTGCGATTGTTGCTGCAGGGCTTGCAATGGGTGTAGCTGCAACTATACAAATGTTAGTTAAATATGATAGTGATTCACTTTTAGGTAAAATTTTAGACATTATCACAAAAACAGCTTTTAGCTCATTAGCAGTATTAGTTTGTTGATCTACTGTAAAAAGATTCGGTGGCAGTCCTGTTATTGGTATAATAATTGGATTAATGTTAATTAGTCCATTGTTACCTGATAAAGGTTCAATTGCAACCTGAGAAGCACAAGAACAATTTAGAGAATCATTTGATGCTACAAAATGAGGTACAAGTGATTGAAAACAAGTGTGAAAAGACGCAACTGGTTTAAGCGTATTAGAAAATCCAGTCACACCAATTAAATTATGAATAATACCAATTACTGGTTATCAAGGCTCAGTTTTACCAGCTTTAGTAATAGGAATAGGAGCTGCATATTTAGAAAAATGAATTAAAAGTTGAATGCCAAATGCTGTAAATATTATTTTTACTCCGTTCTTAACAATTGTAATTTCATTATTGGTTGCATTATTTGCTTTTGGACCAATATTATTGATGGTTGAAAAAGGTATATTAATAGCAACTCAGGCAATATTGAAGTTACCAGTTGGTATTGGGACTGCTTTAATTGCTGGTGCTTTACAAGCAATAGTAATAACTGGATGTCATCAAATTCTTCAAGGATTAGAAATGCAATTAGTTATCCAAGGAAATGTACCAGATTCAAATGGTGCAATAAGTGGTTCAATTTTTAACTCATTATGAACTGCATCAATAATTTCTCAAGGTGGAGCGGCTATGGCAGTAGCGTTTAAAGCGAAATCGAAAAAAGAAAAAAACTTATCGATTCCATCAGCTGCTTCTACATTTTTTGGAATAACTGAACCAGCAATTTTTGGTGTTAATTTACCAAGAGTGAAACCATTTATCTTTGGATTAGTTGGAGGATTTGCAGGAGGTTTATTTGCTGGTATATTTAATGTAACTTG contains:
- the oppF gene encoding oligopeptide ABC transporter ATP-binding protein OppF, coding for MANLKRNNAFLKIRDLSIVFRNKGKKFKAVNDTTIDINRGEIFGLVGESGSGKTTIARSIVGVQGLNDGAIYMNDIIIAGRSASLYKLNTSITYKLKDFENKVYSVTKYLRYLLTDLKKTYTDSKSIETIIKKDFLKKINIDKIIFIDDMYKYSLNIINEIIKIQQRIINFVKNIHIQVPKIPVELEQSLLEKQKQVNEIIEEIKLKVEDIYISTKKIVDKSKNDLEKTYKFKDLLSTLFKNLDFVVTNNNELISKINVAKNIQNENTLLTANERVKNKQLPKYYKKVYVSRKNFIEECKNQLIKLSNSSLENVKEIKLLNYYIKDFWSKSNMNINYCFKIINIYKSKNIDYVKLNNLASKLFETDFENDLKNIVNNKKELTDSEVEDYIKQATYIKKIIDRDVVKDDELVNKYNEWKNIKIDLSEEEKNNITQFIEFLELPSIDKLVKKSYIFKPVSRRARKENRRNIQMIFQDPSSSLNDRMSVDEIIGEGLVNYKDLYKSNEAKREYMDYYNENNNNKITDIKTIKNKDVKKYLILKTIKSVGLLPEHLSRYPHEFSGGQRQRIGIARSLILNPKIIVADEPISALDVSIRAQVLNLFKKFQKEKDLTFIFVAHDLSVVRFITDRIAVIYHGQIVEMCEADELFKNPIHPYTKSLLSAIPQPEPSLARNKKSFVYNPDEEHHDYIFDLPNFVEVEKNHFAYLNDREIKEYKKYRQITN
- a CDS encoding ABC transporter substrate-binding protein encodes the protein MKKLLSSLMAVSFVVSSSASAYACGSKNQDPEKTIVAPIGTNVSKWLTSKTQNAEDGQILANTNANPLAADQYGRIYGDLFEPTNKNYTAETPFVGVANSDKTQWTYKVRDNATWSDYQGNKVDDLTADDFMNTARYALNPENASETINIWKDMIKGASELNTEAKKAGADFNQIFDSYVTEGKLGLKVEGSNVTFTLTKPAPYFESLLTYAVFSPIHKDALSDPSLVDDYKKGRYSGAFVPTSFTQDTSLILDKNLNYHFANKTNLNRLRYVFVGGGDSSKTRQLYEAGTISSYSPNPNDTAGWDEYVGDPNDPKKRDGMTKYTDSPDDASSWLMFYNYLNSDYDSTDSGKKVRARNASRLLQYKEARQFLTTGINRTDWATYYSNVYDEDKSVSSQLRNTYVPYNFVDNFLSYEKDALNEIKFDANKSTDSVESVTEDDLKDGVDFLRNSQYGKNKEGSDGFNQQVEKQVSALRTILEKDKFLGEILKSGKKIEIVAVKDPTSAESVGVYKDEMIKKFNALKNNPIVITQEKAISWNDYAEKLQSGKSDITFSSWSPDYKDPMTYSSTLKLDGDYELYLRQGNLFGFENFSDLDSSSADAAYKKLKEANKDKFNDVVVEQDGKSELFNSRYQYTKDLIDVDTKKTTDLVERNKEFAKLEVQTLYQDWFVAPFMRRSAAMSFTISHSTPFRLSRVAYGNSSYKLFNTDYVENLLTYDQIEELRTIYEKNKEEVIANPKTHQDEDIWNWSN
- a CDS encoding GntR family transcriptional regulator — encoded protein: MNKKWEIVFDYLMYLIRENKVQPGEVLPSQNMLKTKFKYSEQPIRIAFNKLIELKIVKAVNGKGFVVQDKIKNNLFFSFRELFPNSINNYISFEEINCDNILSKESGYQVGERLYKFKCVRKWNTKDTILFQVSYVKKAKYKGLTLPILNKNGLMFFIENNTNFVISHSSKKIKFIRKLDDIINEFNDIDSSFDSLILDEGKVYDIFGEILEYRKSYYKPDLFEWNFIEWRK
- a CDS encoding PTS transporter subunit EIIC, producing MKKTNYAVEAQRFLDAVGGKDNVQSYLHCVTRLRFNVIDKEKVDIKAIKESPIAKGTNWTQNQLQIILGTGVVESVYTQLEKIYNYSEKIESNKSNNNESFEDFKLKAKANKEAIRNKGGKFAWIQLSMKTLGDIFLPIIPAIVAAGLAMGVAATIQMLVKYDSDSLLGKILDIITKTAFSSLAVLVCWSTVKRFGGSPVIGIIIGLMLISPLLPDKGSIATWEAQEQFRESFDATKWGTSDWKQVWKDATGLSVLENPVTPIKLWIIPITGYQGSVLPALVIGIGAAYLEKWIKSWMPNAVNIIFTPFLTIVISLLVALFAFGPILLMVEKGILIATQAILKLPVGIGTALIAGALQAIVITGCHQILQGLEMQLVIQGNVPDSNGAISGSIFNSLWTASIISQGGAAMAVAFKAKSKKEKNLSIPSAASTFFGITEPAIFGVNLPRVKPFIFGLVGGFAGGLFAGIFNVTCRGMGVTVLPGLLLYTNNIRNLLLIIVVNLLSFGVAFALTFFLYFEAGKKVTQKNLDKFKIKIDQFKEKLSNFKSNLQVKDYENKLKRLENGLVRLNKKEEKLNKNKEKYDNFLVELKETREREKQEQIKLKEDKKKHKEMILNLKKDPEKWKAYKQDIKKKNS